The proteins below are encoded in one region of Apium graveolens cultivar Ventura chromosome 4, ASM990537v1, whole genome shotgun sequence:
- the LOC141721118 gene encoding uncharacterized protein LOC141721118 isoform X2, producing MSSKNDEERGENPWPQSNRNEKNNYSNKSKATKESEDMRIWGILIFGFIGASVTTLAMTRSQASWKGAKGGTFRTSFQEEAWKRYNRRMQEEYEEELERVERIRRMQSVFNRERNKHKRGYESWREYGPGQYHQHFQRDDWYWKTETSSRDRRTNYGQTPQNNLSYSLSHHYTVLGLDRTRTKPYTEDEIKTAFRVKAKQFHPDQNQDNKVAAEAKFKEVMTSYEAIKSERKNNK from the exons ATGAGCAGCAAGAATGATGAAGAGCGAGGTGAAAATCCATGGCCACAATCAAATagaaatgaaaagaataattatAGTAATAAAAGTAAAGCTACCAAAGAGTCTGAAGATATGCGCATATGGGGAATCTTGATTTTTGGTTTTATTGGAGCTAGTGTTACTACTTTGGCT ATGACCAGATCTCAGGCATCGTGGAAAGGAGCAAAAGGCGGTACATTTCGCACAAGTTTTCAAGAGGAAGCATGGAAAAGATATAATCGTAGAATGCAGGAAGAATACGAAGAAGAACTGGAGAGAGTG GAACGTATAAGGCGCATGCAGAGTGTGTTTAATAGAGAGAGAAACAAACATAAAAGGGGCTATGAGAGCTGGAGAGAATATGGCCCTGGTCAATATCATCAGCATTTTCAAAGGGACGATTGGTATTGGAAGACAGAAACATCAAGCAGAGATCGAAGGACTAACTATGGTCAGACTCCACAAAATAACTTAAGCTATTCATTGTCCCACCACTACACAGTTTTGGGTCTTGACAG GACGAGGACAAAACCATATACGGAAGATGAGATAAAG ACTGCATTCCGGGTCAAAGCTAAGCAGTTCCACCCAGATCAGAATCAGGATAATAAAG TAGCCGCCGAAGCGAAATTTAAGGAGGTTATGACTTCTTATGAGGCAATAAAATCCGAAAGGAAAAACAATAAGTAA
- the LOC141721118 gene encoding uncharacterized protein LOC141721118 isoform X1, with protein sequence MSSKNDEERGENPWPQSNRNEKNNYSNKSKATKESEDMRIWGILIFGFIGASVTTLAVKQLRATFDWFGVQMTRSQASWKGAKGGTFRTSFQEEAWKRYNRRMQEEYEEELERVERIRRMQSVFNRERNKHKRGYESWREYGPGQYHQHFQRDDWYWKTETSSRDRRTNYGQTPQNNLSYSLSHHYTVLGLDRTRTKPYTEDEIKTAFRVKAKQFHPDQNQDNKVAAEAKFKEVMTSYEAIKSERKNNK encoded by the exons ATGAGCAGCAAGAATGATGAAGAGCGAGGTGAAAATCCATGGCCACAATCAAATagaaatgaaaagaataattatAGTAATAAAAGTAAAGCTACCAAAGAGTCTGAAGATATGCGCATATGGGGAATCTTGATTTTTGGTTTTATTGGAGCTAGTGTTACTACTTTGGCT GTTAAGCAGTTGCGGGCAACATTCGATTGGTTTGGTGTTCAG ATGACCAGATCTCAGGCATCGTGGAAAGGAGCAAAAGGCGGTACATTTCGCACAAGTTTTCAAGAGGAAGCATGGAAAAGATATAATCGTAGAATGCAGGAAGAATACGAAGAAGAACTGGAGAGAGTG GAACGTATAAGGCGCATGCAGAGTGTGTTTAATAGAGAGAGAAACAAACATAAAAGGGGCTATGAGAGCTGGAGAGAATATGGCCCTGGTCAATATCATCAGCATTTTCAAAGGGACGATTGGTATTGGAAGACAGAAACATCAAGCAGAGATCGAAGGACTAACTATGGTCAGACTCCACAAAATAACTTAAGCTATTCATTGTCCCACCACTACACAGTTTTGGGTCTTGACAG GACGAGGACAAAACCATATACGGAAGATGAGATAAAG ACTGCATTCCGGGTCAAAGCTAAGCAGTTCCACCCAGATCAGAATCAGGATAATAAAG TAGCCGCCGAAGCGAAATTTAAGGAGGTTATGACTTCTTATGAGGCAATAAAATCCGAAAGGAAAAACAATAAGTAA